The proteins below are encoded in one region of Kineosporia corallincola:
- a CDS encoding IclR family transcriptional regulator domain-containing protein — MPVPVGTLARDLGTSLSQTSRLGAELHGLGLLEPGEAYGTYRLGPEAVRLSGRAAAPYARAVRYALTLAAHQTGETACLAARCGSALLITAMVESLWTLHAPADPGDVVDEQHSAMARADRSHRPLPEDPEQIDTFESTIGRCTEIAAPVLGPQGENVAVLAVRLPVNRLAQNGFSAHRAVQTARRSIENAIAQHLSARRPLTEAPVRETVPTAPTALLASLFILQHLAAGPDSLSGTARAVGLRTDRAQRLVDSCVRAGLVTTDNKRTRYRLSWAVHAWHRRATVPALERLGSPLAALTAERTRTCVFLTVLHGMRSFTLVEHLSSPGAGLRMSPWRGRAHPIIGSDGGPVLVMDLELPEIAELFPPRYSRLERDRFLRRVRQVVQEGAISMEPFDDTGMQSVAAPVRDSSGAVAAAACLVGTTEYFATDGARLEAAVRQLADQLSQLLQYPSAPGSGQDVPRPLRECRREQEP, encoded by the coding sequence GTGCCCGTCCCGGTCGGCACGCTCGCCCGCGACCTGGGCACCTCGCTCAGCCAGACCTCCCGGCTGGGCGCCGAACTGCACGGCCTGGGCCTGCTGGAGCCGGGCGAGGCCTACGGCACCTACCGGCTGGGCCCCGAGGCCGTCCGGCTCTCCGGCCGGGCCGCCGCGCCCTACGCCCGGGCGGTGCGCTATGCCCTCACCCTGGCTGCCCACCAGACCGGCGAAACCGCCTGCCTGGCAGCCCGCTGCGGCTCCGCCCTGCTGATCACCGCCATGGTCGAGTCGCTGTGGACCCTGCACGCACCCGCCGACCCCGGTGACGTCGTCGACGAACAGCACAGCGCGATGGCCCGGGCCGACCGCTCCCACCGCCCGCTGCCCGAAGACCCCGAACAGATCGACACCTTCGAGTCGACGATCGGCCGGTGCACCGAGATCGCCGCCCCGGTGCTCGGCCCGCAGGGCGAGAACGTGGCCGTGCTCGCCGTACGGCTTCCCGTGAACCGACTGGCACAGAACGGTTTCAGCGCCCACCGGGCCGTGCAGACCGCTCGGCGCAGCATCGAGAACGCGATCGCCCAGCATCTGAGCGCCCGCCGCCCGCTCACCGAGGCACCCGTCCGCGAGACCGTACCGACCGCGCCGACCGCGCTGCTGGCGTCCCTGTTCATCCTCCAGCACCTGGCCGCCGGGCCGGACAGCCTGAGCGGCACGGCCCGCGCGGTAGGCCTGCGGACCGACCGCGCCCAGCGCCTGGTGGACTCCTGTGTCCGGGCCGGCCTGGTCACCACCGACAACAAGCGCACCCGTTACCGGCTCAGCTGGGCCGTGCACGCCTGGCACCGCAGGGCCACGGTGCCCGCCCTGGAGCGGCTGGGCTCCCCCTTGGCCGCCCTCACAGCCGAGCGAACCCGGACCTGCGTGTTCCTCACGGTCTTGCACGGCATGCGCAGTTTCACGCTGGTGGAACACCTCTCGTCGCCCGGCGCGGGCCTGCGGATGTCCCCGTGGCGCGGCCGCGCCCACCCGATCATCGGTTCCGACGGTGGGCCGGTGCTGGTGATGGACCTCGAACTGCCCGAGATCGCCGAGCTCTTCCCACCGCGCTACTCCCGCCTGGAACGCGACCGGTTCCTGCGCCGGGTGCGCCAGGTCGTGCAGGAGGGCGCGATCTCGATGGAGCCGTTCGACGACACCGGCATGCAGTCGGTCGCCGCTCCGGTGCGCGACTCCAGCGGGGCCGTGGCCGCCGCCGCATGCCTGGTCGGCACCACCGAGTACTTCGCCACCGACGGAGCCCGGCTGGAAGCGGCCGTGCGTCAGCTCGCCGACCAGCTCTCGCAGCTGTTGCAGTACCCCTCGGCTCCGGGCTCCGGGCAGGACGTGCCGCGGCCCCTGCGAGAATGCCGACGTGAGCAGGAACCGTGA
- a CDS encoding GrpB family protein, which translates to MSRNREPRRPDVTTVEAVGGVESLGLELHEPDERWARIYREHRDRIRGALGAAAIGIEHIGSTSVPGLAAKPIVDIVVTVDDITAEEDYLDGLLAAGYELRVREPEHRLVRTPAHDVHVHVFEHDHPAVDDYLLLRDRLRSDADDRALYENTKRTLLRRQWDDKNDYTRAKTEVILAIKARAREARGK; encoded by the coding sequence GTGAGCAGGAACCGTGAGCCGCGCCGTCCGGACGTCACCACCGTCGAGGCCGTGGGAGGTGTCGAGTCGCTGGGGCTGGAGCTGCACGAGCCCGACGAGCGGTGGGCGCGGATCTACCGGGAGCACCGCGACCGGATCCGGGGCGCTCTGGGGGCGGCGGCCATCGGGATCGAGCACATCGGCTCCACGTCCGTCCCCGGGCTGGCGGCCAAACCGATCGTCGACATCGTGGTGACGGTCGACGACATCACGGCCGAGGAGGACTATCTCGACGGGCTTCTGGCGGCCGGGTACGAGCTGCGGGTGCGTGAGCCGGAGCACCGCCTGGTGCGTACGCCGGCCCACGACGTCCATGTGCACGTCTTCGAGCACGACCATCCGGCGGTGGACGATTACCTCCTCCTGCGCGACCGGCTGCGCTCCGACGCGGACGACCGCGCCCTGTACGAGAACACCAAGAGGACGCTGCTGCGCCGGCAGTGGGACGACAAGAACGACTACACCCGGGCCAAGACGGAGGTCATCCTCGCGATCAAGGCCCGCGCACGGGAGGCCCGCGGGAAGTAG
- a CDS encoding helix-turn-helix domain-containing protein — MARSDLGDYLTGRRAQITPAEAGLPTGGLRRVPGLRREEVAALAGVSADYYMRLEQGRERHPSAQVVAALAAALRLGDDARGHLFRLAGASPAREPQPATDRVHPSLIQLIDAWPETPALVYNRAFDVLASNALADALFGGWAGTRNLAEVVFGTPGARSFYPDWAEVARTTVAGLRLSLGEVPDDPRVRQVLGGLLRERAFAELWSRHDVRGKSLERKRFHHADVGPLTLTTQGFAVRAAPGQELVVYHAEPGSPDVHALRLLGTLAATGRHAPGPGARS; from the coding sequence ATGGCCCGTTCCGACCTCGGCGACTACCTGACCGGCCGCCGCGCCCAGATCACCCCGGCCGAGGCCGGCCTTCCCACCGGCGGTCTGCGCCGGGTGCCCGGTCTGCGCCGTGAGGAGGTCGCCGCCCTGGCCGGTGTGAGCGCCGACTACTACATGCGCCTGGAACAGGGCCGCGAACGTCACCCGTCGGCCCAGGTGGTGGCCGCGCTCGCGGCTGCCCTGCGGTTGGGGGACGACGCGCGCGGGCACCTGTTCCGCCTGGCCGGTGCCTCACCCGCGCGCGAGCCGCAGCCGGCCACCGACCGGGTGCATCCGAGCCTGATCCAGCTGATCGACGCCTGGCCGGAAACCCCTGCGCTGGTGTACAACCGGGCGTTCGACGTGCTGGCCTCGAACGCCCTGGCCGACGCGCTGTTCGGCGGCTGGGCCGGCACCCGCAACCTGGCCGAGGTGGTGTTCGGCACCCCGGGCGCGCGCTCGTTCTACCCGGACTGGGCCGAGGTCGCCCGCACCACGGTGGCCGGGCTGCGGCTGAGCCTGGGGGAGGTGCCGGACGACCCCCGGGTGCGGCAGGTGCTGGGCGGCCTGCTGCGCGAGCGGGCCTTCGCCGAGCTCTGGAGCCGTCATGACGTGAGGGGTAAGTCACTGGAGCGCAAGCGGTTCCACCACGCGGACGTGGGGCCGCTGACCCTGACGACGCAGGGCTTCGCGGTGCGGGCGGCGCCGGGACAGGAACTGGTGGTCTACCACGCGGAGCCGGGTTCCCCCGACGTCCATGCTCTGCGCCTGCTCGGGACCCTGGCCGCCACCGGCCGTCACGCGCCCGGACCTGGCGCGAGGTCCTGA
- a CDS encoding epoxide hydrolase family protein has protein sequence MPEIEPFPIHIPDSELTALRARLAVTRLPDRETVADTGQGVQLERLTAVLKAWEQHDWRALERRWNALGHFRTQVDGLNIAYWHVRSAEPNAVPLVLTHGWPGSVLEFEKLIGPLTDPVAHGGSADDAFHVVVPSLPGFGFTERPAEPGWHPGRTAAAWAELMAVLGYLRFGAHGGDWGAFVSTELARREPDRVLALHLTMPIVSPLPEDRASADEAEAARIRQRDHFLYSAGTHALVQGARPQTLGYSLVDSPSGLAAWLGERLDAFADTRPEAGGGISLAQQVDNIALYWFTQTGASSVRWYWDAQRWTPNTAEAQNQQPVDVPTYCTVFPYEPFPVVRRWAERRYRNLVSWHEPPFGGHFSGWEQPDVLVAEIRDAFRTARKTSLS, from the coding sequence GTGCCTGAGATCGAACCCTTCCCGATTCACATTCCCGACTCCGAACTTACTGCTCTGCGCGCTCGTCTGGCCGTAACCCGGCTTCCTGACCGTGAAACCGTCGCGGATACTGGTCAGGGCGTTCAGTTGGAGCGCCTCACCGCTGTCTTGAAGGCATGGGAGCAGCACGACTGGCGAGCCCTGGAACGTCGGTGGAACGCCCTCGGGCACTTCCGAACGCAGGTGGACGGCCTGAACATCGCGTATTGGCACGTACGGTCCGCTGAGCCCAACGCCGTCCCGCTGGTTCTCACGCACGGCTGGCCCGGCTCGGTGCTGGAGTTCGAGAAGCTGATCGGCCCCCTGACGGATCCGGTGGCGCACGGTGGTTCCGCGGATGACGCCTTCCACGTGGTGGTCCCCTCTCTGCCCGGGTTCGGCTTCACCGAGCGTCCGGCCGAACCGGGCTGGCATCCTGGTCGGACCGCGGCCGCGTGGGCCGAACTCATGGCCGTCCTCGGCTACCTGCGGTTCGGGGCCCACGGCGGCGATTGGGGGGCCTTCGTCAGCACGGAGCTGGCCCGGCGCGAACCCGATCGGGTGCTCGCCCTGCACCTGACCATGCCGATCGTCTCGCCCCTGCCCGAGGACCGGGCTTCGGCCGACGAAGCCGAGGCGGCCAGGATCCGGCAGCGGGACCACTTCCTGTACAGCGCCGGCACCCACGCGCTGGTGCAGGGAGCACGCCCCCAGACACTGGGGTACTCGCTGGTCGATTCCCCTTCCGGCCTCGCAGCCTGGCTGGGCGAGCGGCTCGACGCCTTCGCCGACACCCGCCCCGAAGCCGGGGGCGGAATCTCACTTGCCCAGCAGGTCGACAACATTGCCCTCTACTGGTTCACCCAAACCGGCGCTTCCAGCGTCCGTTGGTACTGGGACGCCCAACGATGGACGCCCAACACGGCTGAGGCGCAGAACCAGCAACCGGTGGACGTCCCTACCTATTGCACGGTCTTCCCGTACGAGCCCTTCCCCGTCGTACGCCGTTGGGCCGAGCGCCGCTATCGGAACCTGGTTTCCTGGCACGAACCGCCTTTCGGCGGTCACTTTTCCGGTTGGGAGCAGCCCGACGTCCTGGTTGCCGAGATCAGGGACGCGTTCCGGACAGCTCGGAAGACTTCGCTGAGCTGA
- a CDS encoding nSTAND1 domain-containing NTPase: MTDEGRTGARHWMARLRGQATPQGLSLVAGLAAATSAEIWLPALLTGGTAGAAAIVAGVGGNLMASVIEDVWRHIRDDPAAATSTGSADEQARLQALLEQTFQRLLSEDEQRGVRLVFEQEVNRFLHLTGALDETGTDPGLHAGLVDALNGLGGVIATGNRIILDQVQAGQDRVDEYAARQTAALAQLMRLEQVRQAEIRRFADSRTPVDEPGERDPRQAPYPGLDPVGPAEAAAGFFHGRDQILAGLLTRLAARTQDEVSLLVVTGSSGVGKTSLLRAGLIPAVDNGLLDVPGSREWPVVYLQPGRDPLRALAHGITPMNHPVGALPDDLAREPNALGNSLGPLLEGRPAGARVLIVVDQAEELFAPGPSGQAREAFLSALIRASTRDAVVLLSFRADFYAQFAAQEMLRVHLEHHSLFVPPMSRAQFQEVIEGPARAAGLTLGPGLTRALLDDTSAESLPLLAHTLRRLWEDSDGSTLRLGDYREMGGLAHAISSTAEKVYNDLSVGQRRIVRPLLLSMVSIGDGTHDTRQSVVTSDLLNSFQHKSADAATVLRRLNEARIVTSGRLTSTLSHETIITAWPELQGWLNDDRTGLRLHEELRNAALYWNTHRDEAGTLWGGVRLETMQAWSRQHPRALTTLDQEFLTASQEHRDAARTAERRRARRTRLLAGVFAVLFAVASVLAVVSLRQTRAVELSRNTILAGQLTSQAQDLLRTEPRLATLLALEADRIHHTAASADTLVTAAHSPVFRTVSGHTGTVTSVEYSPDGTRFATSSDDKTVRIWDARSGRVVRVITGHTDSVRDVTWSPDGKLIATGGWDATARVWDAATGRQLREMGATADEKNVRALAVAGVAFSPDGKTLATADNVRNTGRLWDVATGKLLHTLKGHTDYVTDVSYSRDGTTVVTVSADNSARIWSAGTGRLLHTVPGEDNEISQFVRHSPDGKTFATAGFSGSARVWDARNGESHGFVTRSVLQSVSGLAYSPDQKYLATATRGDRVQLWDLRKGNLMPIMSLENEDVSGDGLDFSPDGTTLAIALGNRVRLWTLGTGDSARLIGDTTDAASGLAYSPDGSTLVTVNAQDTTVKFWDARDGDARAKVDRDVGGTGEAQYSADGAVLATGDAGDIGFNETTGYQGNFGTVQLRDPETGLPTGKLSVRGTRVMTMDFGPGHLIAVGYQDGTTRIWDADTRTVVRTITGNDGEISNLAYSGDGAIVAIVGDDSRIGIWDAHSGRLLRTLAGHTSYLTALALSPDGKTLASGGYDKVVRLWDVTGGRQVHVIPDHEDLIDSLAFGPRGETLASGGGDGTVRIWRTATATPLFTLTGQTGGEKVLSFGPDGTQLAVGSTTGGPVQIWDTRADASKTRLCERAGRNLTRTEWDTYIGGDYRRTCG; this comes from the coding sequence ATGACGGACGAGGGCCGCACCGGCGCGCGCCACTGGATGGCGCGGCTGCGCGGGCAGGCCACGCCGCAGGGCCTGTCGCTGGTCGCCGGGCTCGCCGCCGCCACCAGCGCCGAGATCTGGCTGCCCGCACTCCTGACCGGCGGCACGGCCGGGGCCGCGGCGATCGTCGCCGGTGTCGGCGGGAACCTGATGGCCAGCGTCATCGAGGACGTGTGGCGGCACATCCGTGACGACCCGGCAGCGGCCACCTCCACCGGCAGCGCTGATGAACAGGCCAGGTTGCAGGCCCTGCTGGAGCAGACCTTCCAACGGCTGCTGTCCGAAGACGAACAGCGCGGTGTACGGCTGGTGTTCGAGCAGGAGGTGAACCGGTTCCTGCACCTGACCGGCGCCCTGGACGAGACCGGCACCGACCCCGGCCTGCACGCCGGTCTGGTCGACGCGCTCAACGGGCTGGGCGGCGTGATCGCCACCGGCAACCGGATCATCCTCGACCAGGTGCAGGCCGGGCAGGACCGCGTGGACGAGTACGCCGCCCGGCAGACCGCGGCCCTGGCCCAGCTCATGCGCCTGGAACAGGTGCGGCAGGCCGAGATCCGCCGGTTCGCCGACAGCCGTACCCCGGTGGACGAGCCCGGTGAGCGCGACCCCCGCCAGGCCCCCTACCCCGGCCTCGACCCGGTGGGTCCCGCCGAGGCCGCGGCCGGGTTCTTCCACGGCCGCGACCAGATCCTGGCCGGGCTGCTGACCCGCCTGGCCGCGCGCACCCAGGACGAGGTGAGCCTGCTGGTCGTCACCGGCTCCTCCGGGGTGGGCAAGACCTCGCTGCTACGGGCCGGGCTGATCCCCGCCGTCGACAACGGCCTGCTCGACGTCCCCGGCTCGCGGGAGTGGCCGGTGGTGTATCTCCAGCCGGGGCGTGACCCGCTGCGGGCGCTCGCCCACGGCATCACCCCGATGAACCATCCTGTCGGCGCCCTGCCGGACGACCTGGCCCGCGAGCCCAACGCGCTGGGCAACTCGCTGGGCCCCCTGCTGGAGGGACGGCCCGCCGGCGCCCGGGTGCTCATCGTCGTCGACCAGGCCGAGGAACTGTTCGCCCCCGGCCCTTCCGGCCAGGCCCGGGAAGCCTTTCTCAGCGCGCTGATCCGGGCCTCGACGAGGGACGCCGTGGTCCTGCTCAGTTTCCGGGCGGACTTCTACGCGCAGTTCGCCGCGCAGGAGATGCTGCGCGTCCACCTCGAGCACCACTCGCTGTTCGTGCCGCCGATGAGCCGCGCCCAGTTCCAGGAGGTCATCGAGGGCCCGGCCCGCGCGGCCGGGCTCACCCTCGGCCCCGGGCTGACCCGGGCCCTGCTCGACGACACCAGCGCCGAGTCGCTGCCGCTGCTGGCCCACACGCTGCGCCGGCTCTGGGAGGACAGCGACGGCAGCACGCTGCGGCTGGGCGACTACCGGGAGATGGGCGGGCTGGCCCACGCCATCAGCTCGACCGCCGAGAAGGTGTACAACGACCTGAGCGTCGGCCAGCGGCGGATCGTCCGCCCGCTGCTGCTGTCCATGGTCAGCATCGGCGACGGCACCCACGACACCCGCCAGAGCGTCGTCACCTCCGACCTCCTGAACTCCTTCCAGCACAAGAGCGCCGATGCCGCAACCGTTCTGCGCCGTCTGAACGAGGCCCGCATCGTCACCTCCGGCCGGCTCACCAGCACCCTGAGCCACGAGACCATCATCACGGCCTGGCCGGAGCTCCAGGGCTGGCTGAACGACGACCGCACCGGCCTGCGCCTGCACGAGGAACTGCGTAACGCCGCGCTCTACTGGAACACCCACCGCGACGAGGCCGGAACCCTCTGGGGCGGAGTCCGGCTGGAGACCATGCAGGCGTGGTCCCGGCAGCACCCGCGGGCCCTGACCACCCTCGACCAGGAATTCCTCACCGCGAGCCAGGAGCACCGCGACGCCGCCCGCACCGCCGAGCGCCGCCGGGCACGCAGAACGCGTTTGCTGGCCGGCGTCTTCGCCGTGCTGTTCGCCGTCGCCTCGGTGCTCGCCGTGGTCTCGCTCCGGCAGACCCGGGCCGTCGAGCTGTCCCGCAACACCATCCTGGCCGGACAGCTGACCAGTCAGGCGCAGGACCTGCTGCGCACCGAACCGCGCCTGGCCACCCTGCTGGCCCTGGAGGCCGACCGCATCCATCACACCGCCGCATCCGCCGACACGCTGGTCACCGCCGCCCACTCACCGGTCTTCCGCACCGTCAGCGGGCACACCGGCACCGTGACATCGGTGGAGTACAGCCCCGACGGAACACGTTTCGCGACCTCCAGCGACGACAAGACCGTAAGAATCTGGGACGCCCGCAGCGGCCGGGTGGTCCGCGTGATCACCGGGCACACCGATTCGGTGAGGGACGTGACCTGGTCACCCGACGGCAAACTCATCGCCACCGGCGGCTGGGACGCCACCGCCCGGGTGTGGGACGCCGCGACCGGCAGACAACTGCGCGAGATGGGCGCCACCGCGGACGAGAAGAACGTGCGGGCGCTGGCCGTCGCCGGCGTCGCGTTCAGCCCGGACGGGAAAACCCTGGCCACCGCCGACAACGTGCGGAACACCGGCAGGCTGTGGGATGTCGCCACCGGGAAACTGCTGCACACGCTCAAGGGCCACACCGACTACGTCACCGACGTCTCCTACAGCAGGGACGGGACGACCGTCGTCACCGTGAGCGCAGACAACAGCGCGCGTATCTGGTCGGCCGGCACGGGCAGGCTTCTGCACACCGTCCCGGGCGAGGACAACGAGATCTCGCAGTTCGTGAGGCACAGTCCCGACGGAAAGACGTTCGCGACCGCCGGATTCAGCGGATCTGCCCGGGTGTGGGACGCGCGCAACGGTGAGAGCCACGGGTTCGTCACCCGGTCCGTCCTCCAGTCGGTGTCCGGCCTGGCCTACAGCCCCGACCAGAAGTACCTGGCCACGGCCACCCGGGGAGACCGCGTGCAGCTGTGGGACCTGCGCAAGGGAAATCTCATGCCGATCATGAGTCTCGAGAACGAGGACGTCTCCGGCGACGGCCTGGACTTCAGCCCTGACGGCACGACGCTGGCCATCGCCCTGGGCAACCGGGTGCGCCTGTGGACGCTCGGCACCGGTGACAGCGCACGCCTGATCGGCGACACGACCGACGCGGCGTCCGGGCTCGCGTACTCCCCGGACGGATCCACCCTCGTCACCGTCAATGCGCAGGACACGACGGTGAAATTCTGGGACGCCCGGGACGGCGACGCCCGGGCGAAGGTGGACCGCGACGTGGGCGGCACCGGCGAGGCTCAGTACAGCGCGGACGGCGCGGTGCTGGCCACCGGGGACGCCGGGGACATTGGGTTCAACGAGACCACCGGCTACCAGGGCAACTTCGGCACCGTGCAGCTGCGCGACCCGGAAACCGGCCTGCCCACCGGAAAACTCAGCGTCAGGGGCACCCGGGTGATGACGATGGATTTCGGCCCCGGCCACCTGATCGCGGTCGGCTACCAGGACGGCACCACCCGCATCTGGGACGCCGACACCCGCACCGTGGTCCGCACGATCACCGGGAACGACGGCGAGATCAGCAACCTGGCCTACAGCGGCGACGGCGCGATCGTGGCGATCGTCGGCGACGACAGCCGGATCGGGATCTGGGACGCCCACAGCGGCAGGCTGCTGCGCACGCTCGCCGGGCACACCAGCTACCTGACCGCCCTCGCCCTCAGCCCCGACGGGAAGACGCTGGCCAGCGGCGGGTACGACAAGGTCGTGCGACTGTGGGACGTCACGGGCGGACGCCAGGTGCACGTGATTCCCGACCACGAGGACCTGATCGACTCCCTGGCCTTCGGGCCGCGCGGTGAAACCCTTGCCAGCGGCGGCGGTGACGGCACCGTGCGGATCTGGAGAACCGCGACCGCCACCCCACTGTTCACCCTCACCGGCCAGACCGGTGGGGAGAAGGTCCTGTCGTTCGGCCCGGACGGCACACAGCTGGCCGTCGGCAGCACGACCGGCGGGCCGGTACAGATCTGGGACACCCGGGCGGACGCCTCGAAGACCCGCCTCTGCGAGCGGGCCGGCCGCAACCTCACCCGCACCGAGTGGGACACGTACATCGGCGGGGACTACCGGCGCACCTGCGGCTGA
- a CDS encoding SbtR family transcriptional regulator — protein sequence MFSVAELLLHRAQEAHEVRTDTDLAEILKLAGGIAKIPASEPAEIGHLLEIALDGLRHRSGKLKA from the coding sequence ATCTTCTCCGTCGCCGAGCTTCTACTCCATCGCGCGCAAGAGGCGCACGAGGTCCGCACCGACACTGACCTGGCAGAGATCCTGAAACTGGCCGGGGGCATCGCCAAGATCCCGGCCAGCGAACCGGCCGAGATCGGCCACCTCCTGGAGATAGCTCTCGACGGTCTGCGCCACCGCTCTGGCAAACTGAAAGCCTAA
- a CDS encoding helix-turn-helix domain-containing protein — MTERINERLTVVDLAAEVQMSPHHFLRMFRRAVGETPHRHLIRLRVERAKQFLESGRMVSETAAGCGFSSASHFSAVFLRETGVRPSRWPLSSAKSSELSGTRP; from the coding sequence ATGACGGAACGAATCAATGAGCGACTCACCGTGGTGGATCTGGCGGCCGAGGTACAAATGAGCCCGCACCACTTTCTCCGGATGTTCCGTCGGGCTGTGGGCGAGACTCCGCACCGCCACCTGATCCGGCTGCGGGTCGAGCGGGCGAAACAGTTCTTGGAATCCGGACGGATGGTCAGCGAAACCGCTGCTGGCTGCGGCTTCTCGAGTGCCTCGCACTTCTCCGCAGTGTTCCTGCGGGAGACCGGGGTGCGACCCTCGCGATGGCCTCTCAGCTCAGCGAAGTCTTCCGAGCTGTCCGGAACGCGTCCCTGA
- a CDS encoding NAD-dependent epimerase/dehydratase family protein, giving the protein MSGELVLVTGGSGFVGSHCVLRLLQEGYRVRTTVRSLRREADVRAMTGEDGDALSFAVADLTAEAGWEPAMDGCDYVLHVASPVPQARPRDEAEVIEPAREGTLRVLRAARAAGVRRTVLTSSFAAVKYGHGDRTTFTEADWSDPDAPQMAAYSKSKLAAERAAWEFTAGGGTELAVVNPPAVFGPALGADLSLWAGMVDSLLKGTLPALPRITVAVVDVRDVADLHVRAMVDPAAAGERFLAGAGALTLAQIAALLRENLGDAAGRVPSRTLPDWAVRLAARVNPRAALVVSELGVAREPSGRKARELLGWNPRPVEESVLDLARSLQARSLPA; this is encoded by the coding sequence GTGAGCGGCGAACTGGTGCTGGTGACCGGCGGATCGGGATTCGTGGGGTCGCACTGCGTCCTGCGGCTGCTCCAGGAGGGGTACCGGGTGCGCACGACGGTGCGGTCGCTGCGGCGGGAGGCCGACGTGCGGGCGATGACCGGTGAGGACGGTGACGCACTGTCCTTCGCCGTCGCCGATCTCACCGCCGAGGCCGGCTGGGAGCCGGCGATGGACGGATGCGACTACGTCCTGCACGTCGCGTCACCGGTTCCGCAGGCCAGGCCCCGCGACGAGGCGGAGGTCATCGAGCCGGCCCGGGAGGGCACCCTGCGGGTGCTGCGCGCGGCCCGTGCGGCCGGCGTCAGGCGCACCGTGCTGACCTCGTCGTTCGCCGCGGTGAAGTACGGGCACGGCGACCGGACGACGTTCACCGAGGCCGACTGGAGCGACCCGGACGCCCCGCAGATGGCGGCCTACTCGAAGTCGAAACTGGCCGCCGAGCGCGCGGCCTGGGAGTTCACCGCCGGGGGCGGCACCGAGCTGGCGGTGGTCAACCCGCCGGCCGTGTTCGGCCCGGCGCTGGGCGCGGACCTGTCGCTGTGGGCGGGCATGGTCGACAGCCTGCTGAAGGGGACCCTGCCGGCGCTGCCGCGGATCACCGTCGCGGTGGTGGACGTGCGGGACGTCGCGGACCTGCACGTGCGGGCCATGGTCGATCCGGCCGCGGCCGGTGAGCGGTTCCTGGCCGGTGCCGGCGCGCTGACCCTGGCCCAGATCGCCGCGCTGCTGCGGGAGAACCTGGGGGACGCCGCGGGCAGGGTGCCGTCGCGGACCCTGCCGGACTGGGCCGTGCGGCTGGCCGCCCGGGTGAATCCCCGCGCCGCGCTGGTGGTCTCGGAGCTCGGTGTGGCCCGCGAGCCCTCCGGCCGCAAGGCGCGGGAGCTGCTCGGCTGGAACCCCCGGCCGGTCGAGGAGTCGGTGCTGGACCTGGCCCGCAGCCTTCAGGCCCGCAGCCTGCCGGCCTGA
- a CDS encoding MEKHLA domain-containing protein, giving the protein MKTSADFADLLITSYSRRTGTDLVAPNLRGAEAAAWLYQAPFGLLVHDTAPDPVFVYANLTAQSIFGYSWDEFVGLPSRLSADEDDRDDRQVFMEAVARRGYAENYRGRRITKHGRCFWIEQTTVWNLAQADGSPAGQAAMIRRWKE; this is encoded by the coding sequence GTGAAGACGAGCGCCGACTTCGCGGACCTGCTCATCACGAGCTACTCAAGAAGGACGGGCACCGATCTTGTGGCCCCCAACCTCCGAGGCGCCGAGGCTGCCGCCTGGCTGTACCAGGCGCCGTTCGGCCTGCTCGTGCACGATACCGCCCCGGACCCCGTGTTCGTGTATGCAAACCTGACGGCTCAGAGCATCTTTGGCTACAGCTGGGACGAGTTCGTCGGGTTGCCCTCCCGGCTGTCCGCCGACGAGGACGATCGTGACGACCGGCAGGTGTTCATGGAAGCGGTTGCCCGCCGGGGGTACGCCGAGAATTATCGTGGGCGACGGATCACCAAGCATGGCCGTTGCTTCTGGATCGAGCAGACGACGGTCTGGAATCTGGCTCAGGCCGATGGTTCTCCCGCAGGTCAAGCGGCGATGATAAGGCGCTGGAAAGAATGA